A single region of the Streptomyces virginiae genome encodes:
- a CDS encoding class I adenylate-forming enzyme family protein gives MGDPVTASRYAAKPWLGLLATAQRAPVAPPPTVLQAFREAVARAPERTAVAYFDGRIDYAEADALSDSVAGHLAARGVRRGDRVAVMLQNTPHFVLAVLAAWKAGAVVVPLNPMYKSGEVGHILRDSGASALVCDGGAWSAYLREAARDSAVRTVLTSSDRDFQTRDDPRVFGPAPAPAAGSAAGSAAGSARPFVPAQAHAPDRESEAGPGTGGPAAGPTAADLLTVARGRRPAPDGPPLTAADTALISYTSGTSGTPKGAMNPHGALTYNAVRQVTSHPLPEGATYFALAPLFHITGMVCELAACFANAGTLVLAHRFDAGAVLDAFLEHRPAYTVGPATAFMALAAHPGVTPDHFASFQVISSGGAPLPPALVERLRTAFGFYLRNGYGLTECTAPCASVPTHLEAPVDPASGTLSVGLPGADTVVRILDERGAEVPFGETGEIAVRGPQVVPGYWGLPAESAQAFPGGELRTGDVGFMDPDGWLYVVDRKKDMINASGFKVWPREVEDVLYTHPAVREAAVVGVPDAYRGESVKAYVSLRPGTSVEPAELAAYCAERIAAYKYPRQVEILPVLPKTTSGKILRRELRDRG, from the coding sequence ATGGGAGACCCGGTGACCGCCTCCCGGTACGCCGCCAAGCCGTGGCTCGGGCTGCTCGCCACGGCCCAGCGGGCGCCCGTCGCGCCGCCGCCCACGGTGCTCCAGGCCTTCCGCGAGGCCGTCGCCCGGGCCCCCGAGCGCACCGCCGTCGCCTACTTCGACGGCCGGATCGACTACGCGGAGGCCGACGCGCTCTCCGACTCGGTCGCCGGCCACCTCGCGGCGCGCGGCGTCCGCCGCGGCGACCGGGTCGCGGTCATGCTGCAGAACACCCCGCACTTCGTGCTCGCCGTCCTCGCGGCGTGGAAGGCCGGGGCCGTCGTCGTCCCGCTCAACCCCATGTACAAGTCCGGCGAGGTCGGGCACATCCTGCGCGACTCGGGGGCCTCCGCACTGGTCTGCGACGGCGGCGCCTGGTCCGCGTACCTGCGCGAGGCGGCGCGGGACAGCGCCGTGCGGACCGTGCTGACCTCCTCGGACCGTGACTTCCAGACGCGCGACGACCCGCGCGTCTTCGGCCCGGCACCGGCCCCGGCAGCGGGTTCGGCCGCGGGTTCGGCCGCGGGGTCCGCCCGGCCCTTCGTGCCCGCCCAGGCGCACGCGCCGGACCGGGAGTCCGAGGCCGGCCCGGGCACCGGCGGTCCCGCCGCCGGGCCCACCGCCGCCGACCTCCTCACCGTGGCCCGCGGCAGGCGCCCCGCGCCGGACGGCCCACCCCTCACCGCCGCCGACACCGCCCTCATCAGCTACACCTCCGGCACCAGCGGCACCCCCAAGGGCGCGATGAACCCGCACGGCGCGCTCACCTACAACGCCGTCCGGCAGGTCACCTCCCACCCCCTGCCCGAGGGAGCCACGTACTTCGCCCTCGCGCCCCTCTTCCACATCACCGGCATGGTCTGCGAGCTCGCCGCCTGCTTCGCCAACGCCGGCACCCTGGTCCTCGCCCACCGCTTCGACGCCGGCGCCGTCCTCGACGCCTTCCTCGAACACCGCCCGGCCTACACCGTCGGCCCGGCCACCGCCTTCATGGCCCTCGCCGCCCACCCCGGCGTCACCCCGGACCACTTCGCCTCGTTCCAGGTGATCTCCTCCGGCGGCGCCCCGCTCCCGCCCGCGCTCGTCGAGCGCCTGCGCACCGCCTTCGGCTTCTACCTCCGCAACGGCTACGGCCTCACCGAGTGCACCGCCCCCTGCGCCAGCGTGCCCACGCACCTCGAAGCCCCTGTCGACCCCGCCTCCGGCACCCTGTCCGTGGGCCTGCCCGGCGCCGACACCGTGGTCCGCATCCTCGACGAGCGGGGAGCCGAGGTGCCCTTCGGCGAGACCGGCGAGATAGCAGTCCGCGGGCCCCAGGTGGTGCCCGGCTACTGGGGTCTGCCCGCGGAGTCCGCCCAGGCCTTCCCCGGCGGCGAACTACGCACCGGCGACGTCGGATTCATGGACCCCGACGGCTGGCTCTACGTCGTCGACCGCAAGAAGGACATGATCAACGCCTCCGGATTCAAGGTCTGGCCGCGGGAGGTCGAGGACGTGCTCTACACCCACCCCGCCGTCCGCGAGGCCGCGGTGGTCGGCGTCCCCGACGCCTACCGCGGGGAGAGCGTGAAGGCGTACGTGAGCCTGCGCCCCGGCACCTCGGTGGAGCCGGCGGAGCTCGCCGCCTACTGCGCCGAGCGCATCGCCGCGTACAAATACCCGCGCCAGGTCGAGATCCTGCCTGTTCTTCCGAAGACGACC
- a CDS encoding SDR family oxidoreductase, producing MSAYQDQRVVVTGAGGGIGAALAHRFAAEGATVVVNDLDPAKAAAVAAAIGARAIPVPGDASAIVAEAREALGGTVDIYCANAGLASGGDAFADESVWEAAWDTNVMAHVRAARALLPDWLERESGRFVSTVSAAGLLTMIGAAPYSVTKHGALAFAEWLSLTYRHRGVQVHAICPQGVRTDMLTAAGSAGELVLAPTAIEPEAVADALFDGMEKGRFLILPHREVADFYAARATEPDRWLSGMNHLQQKWETR from the coding sequence GTGAGCGCGTACCAGGACCAGCGAGTCGTCGTCACCGGCGCGGGCGGCGGCATCGGCGCCGCCCTCGCCCACCGCTTCGCGGCCGAGGGCGCCACGGTCGTCGTCAACGACCTCGACCCGGCCAAGGCCGCAGCGGTGGCGGCCGCCATCGGCGCCCGCGCGATCCCCGTGCCGGGCGACGCCTCGGCGATCGTGGCCGAGGCCCGCGAGGCCCTCGGCGGGACGGTCGACATCTACTGCGCCAACGCCGGACTCGCCTCGGGCGGCGACGCCTTCGCCGACGAGTCCGTCTGGGAAGCGGCCTGGGACACCAACGTCATGGCCCACGTCCGCGCCGCCAGGGCGCTGCTGCCGGACTGGCTGGAGCGGGAGAGCGGCCGCTTCGTGTCCACCGTCTCGGCCGCCGGGCTCCTGACCATGATCGGAGCGGCCCCGTACAGTGTCACCAAGCACGGTGCGCTCGCCTTCGCCGAATGGCTCTCGCTGACCTACCGCCACCGCGGGGTCCAGGTCCACGCCATCTGCCCGCAAGGGGTGCGCACCGACATGCTGACCGCCGCGGGCTCGGCGGGCGAACTCGTCCTCGCGCCGACCGCGATCGAGCCGGAAGCGGTCGCGGACGCGCTGTTCGACGGCATGGAGAAAGGCCGGTTCTTGATCCTCCCGCACCGCGAGGTCGCCGATTTCTACGCCGCTCGCGCCACCGAGCCGGACCGCTGGCTGAGCGGCATGAACCACCTCCAGCAGAAATGGGAGACCCGGTGA
- a CDS encoding exo-beta-N-acetylmuramidase NamZ family protein gives MTLSRRGVLGLAGAVGSAGALGVGGAGGAGGATASGGVTAADAAAAAGGRVRTGFERLAADGYAVLSGQKVGVVTNPTGITADARHLVDVLHADERVDLVAVFGPEHGFRGTAQAGDSEGASRDPATGLPVYDTYDKSGQKLADVFTAAGIDTVVFDIQDVGARFYTYIWTLYDCMRAAALAGKTVVVLDRPNPVGGRRAAGPVLERPYASFVGREPIALAHGMTAAELARLFNGAFLTDRPVELRTVAMSGWRRESFFGETGLPWVPPSPNMPTPDTALAYAGTCLFEGTNLSEGRGTTTPFEVIGAEGIDRRWAEAANGLGLPGVWFREAYFTPTFSKHVGKVCGGVRLIVHDRQAFDPVRAGIGLLITARRVWSGFGWRADHWIDRLTGSDRVRTLVDAGADVDEVVGDWAAGLARFGAVREKYLLYP, from the coding sequence ATGACACTGTCGCGACGCGGGGTGCTGGGGCTGGCGGGGGCCGTCGGATCGGCCGGTGCGCTGGGAGTGGGCGGAGCGGGCGGAGCGGGCGGGGCCACCGCGTCAGGCGGGGTCACCGCCGCGGACGCGGCCGCTGCGGCGGGCGGGCGGGTGCGTACCGGGTTCGAGCGGCTCGCCGCGGACGGGTACGCCGTACTGTCCGGACAGAAGGTCGGCGTGGTCACCAACCCGACCGGGATCACGGCCGACGCACGGCACCTGGTCGACGTGCTGCACGCGGACGAACGGGTCGACCTGGTGGCGGTGTTCGGGCCCGAGCACGGCTTCCGCGGGACCGCGCAGGCCGGCGACTCGGAGGGGGCCTCCCGGGACCCGGCCACCGGGCTGCCGGTGTACGACACGTACGACAAGAGCGGGCAGAAGCTCGCGGACGTCTTCACGGCGGCCGGGATCGACACCGTCGTCTTCGACATCCAGGACGTCGGGGCGCGCTTCTACACCTACATCTGGACCCTCTACGACTGTATGCGCGCGGCCGCGCTCGCCGGCAAGACGGTGGTGGTGCTGGACCGGCCCAATCCTGTGGGTGGCCGGCGGGCCGCGGGGCCCGTGCTGGAGCGGCCGTACGCGAGCTTCGTCGGCCGGGAGCCGATCGCGCTGGCGCACGGGATGACGGCGGCGGAACTGGCCCGGCTCTTCAACGGCGCGTTCCTGACGGACCGACCGGTCGAGCTGCGGACCGTGGCGATGTCCGGGTGGCGGCGGGAGTCGTTCTTCGGGGAGACCGGGCTGCCCTGGGTGCCGCCGAGCCCGAACATGCCGACCCCGGACACGGCCCTCGCGTACGCCGGTACCTGCCTGTTCGAGGGGACGAACCTCTCCGAGGGGCGCGGGACGACCACCCCCTTCGAGGTGATCGGCGCGGAGGGGATCGACCGACGGTGGGCGGAGGCGGCGAACGGGCTGGGGCTGCCGGGGGTGTGGTTCCGGGAGGCGTACTTCACTCCGACCTTCTCCAAGCACGTGGGGAAGGTGTGCGGCGGGGTCCGGCTGATCGTGCACGACCGCCAGGCCTTCGACCCGGTACGGGCCGGGATCGGACTGTTGATCACGGCGCGCCGGGTGTGGAGCGGCTTCGGCTGGCGCGCGGACCACTGGATCGACCGGCTGACCGGCTCGGACCGGGTGCGGACGCTGGTGGACGCGGGGGCGGACGTGGACGAGGTCGTGGGCGACTGGGCGGCGGGGCTGGCGCGCTTCGGGGCGGTGCGCGAGAAGTACCTGCTGTATCCGTGA
- a CDS encoding serine-threonine protein kinase: MANVGGGFGFGTGVVGGVGVRPYAELTFDSEGDVDRVTQGTVSRMEATDLLVFAHGWNSDRSTATRLYDRFFAPFEGLVGSGVRLGYVGVVWPSMRFSDEPIPDFDTLAALAEPDLGGALDPLTRRALEEFWPERRAELDRVAELLAERADSAAAFIEFGALIRELAGVDAVPALVAPSVPAIFTDDVLEVCRALSVALARAGAPGTGAAGTGAPAAAGGPEGPGLTVGGGMRGLWGGAKELLRQAAYYKMKKRAGVVGERGLGPVLAQLAAARPALRFHLIGHSFGARVVSFSLRAVPDRARYVKSVTLLQGAFSHYAFADRLPHDKGTGGALRGLQRRVDGPVVACHSPHDSALKIFYPLASRMAGDSAGLLGFDERWGAIGHDGVQAVPGAPRLTLDTALREGVPTTGCVSVDAGSVVRRGGAPSGAHSDICHEELARLVVDAGRMGR; the protein is encoded by the coding sequence ATGGCGAACGTCGGTGGCGGATTCGGATTCGGGACCGGGGTCGTGGGCGGGGTCGGGGTCCGGCCGTACGCGGAGCTGACCTTCGACTCCGAAGGGGACGTCGACCGGGTCACGCAGGGCACGGTGTCCCGGATGGAGGCGACCGACCTGCTGGTCTTCGCCCATGGCTGGAACAGCGACCGGTCCACGGCGACGCGCCTCTACGACCGGTTCTTCGCACCCTTCGAGGGGCTGGTGGGGTCAGGGGTGCGGCTGGGCTACGTGGGTGTCGTATGGCCCTCGATGCGGTTCTCCGACGAGCCGATACCGGACTTCGACACCCTCGCCGCCCTCGCGGAACCGGACCTCGGCGGCGCCCTGGACCCGCTCACCCGCCGGGCGCTCGAGGAGTTCTGGCCGGAGCGGCGGGCGGAGCTGGACCGGGTGGCGGAACTGCTGGCGGAGCGAGCGGACTCGGCGGCCGCCTTCATCGAGTTCGGTGCCCTGATCCGCGAGTTGGCGGGTGTCGACGCGGTCCCCGCGCTGGTCGCGCCGTCGGTACCCGCGATCTTCACGGACGATGTGCTGGAGGTGTGCCGCGCCCTCTCCGTCGCCCTGGCCAGGGCGGGCGCACCGGGTACGGGCGCGGCGGGTACGGGCGCGCCGGCGGCCGCGGGAGGCCCCGAGGGTCCGGGGCTCACGGTCGGCGGCGGGATGCGCGGCCTGTGGGGCGGCGCCAAGGAACTGCTACGACAGGCCGCGTACTACAAGATGAAGAAGCGGGCGGGCGTGGTGGGCGAGCGCGGCCTCGGCCCCGTACTGGCCCAGCTGGCGGCCGCGCGCCCGGCCCTGCGGTTCCATCTGATCGGACACAGCTTCGGGGCGCGCGTCGTCTCCTTCTCCCTGCGCGCGGTGCCGGACCGGGCCCGCTACGTGAAATCCGTGACCCTGCTCCAAGGAGCCTTCTCCCACTACGCGTTCGCCGACCGACTGCCGCACGACAAGGGCACCGGCGGCGCCCTGCGCGGCCTCCAGCGCCGGGTCGACGGGCCGGTGGTCGCCTGTCACTCCCCCCACGACTCCGCCCTCAAGATCTTCTACCCGCTGGCCTCCCGGATGGCAGGGGATTCGGCCGGACTTCTGGGTTTCGACGAGCGCTGGGGCGCCATCGGGCACGACGGGGTCCAGGCGGTTCCGGGCGCGCCCCGGCTGACCCTCGACACGGCCCTGCGCGAGGGGGTCCCCACGACCGGTTGCGTCAGCGTGGACGCGGGCTCCGTGGTGCGGCGCGGCGGCGCCCCGTCGGGGGCGCACAGCGACATCTGCCACGAGGAACTGGCCCGGCTGGTGGTGGACGCGGGGCGCATGGGGCGCTGA
- a CDS encoding 3-keto-5-aminohexanoate cleavage protein codes for MSLNGSRSAADGPAVPLSPEALAESALAAVAAGAEDVLVHPRTPCGRESLSPRVVGPVLEVLRRAGVGAALSVPVSIAAEPDPAGRRARVASWQVLPDRAVVRFGQPGAAELAQALLARGVAVDAVVPLGGAAGPEPLARFLAWPVREPGRVRLSVELAAADPALVAGLRALPPVPVLLYGRDAAAWPVLRLAARCGTGVRTGVGDVTHLPDGRPARSNAELVAAARDMVARAVATAASR; via the coding sequence GTGTCGTTGAACGGGTCGCGGAGTGCCGCGGACGGCCCGGCCGTGCCGCTGTCGCCGGAGGCGCTGGCGGAGTCGGCACTCGCGGCCGTCGCCGCCGGGGCCGAGGACGTACTGGTGCATCCGCGGACGCCGTGCGGGCGGGAGAGCCTCTCCCCGCGGGTGGTCGGGCCGGTGCTGGAGGTGCTGCGGCGCGCAGGGGTCGGCGCAGCGCTGTCGGTACCGGTGTCGATCGCGGCCGAGCCCGATCCCGCGGGACGGCGGGCGCGGGTGGCCTCGTGGCAGGTGCTGCCGGACCGGGCCGTGGTGCGCTTCGGGCAGCCGGGGGCCGCGGAGCTGGCGCAGGCCCTGCTGGCGCGGGGGGTCGCCGTGGACGCGGTGGTACCGCTGGGCGGGGCGGCCGGGCCGGAGCCGCTGGCCCGGTTCCTGGCCTGGCCGGTGCGCGAGCCCGGGCGGGTGCGGCTCTCGGTCGAGCTGGCGGCGGCCGATCCGGCCCTGGTGGCGGGGCTGCGCGCGCTGCCGCCCGTACCGGTGCTGCTGTACGGGCGGGACGCGGCCGCCTGGCCGGTGCTGCGGCTGGCCGCGCGGTGCGGCACCGGCGTGCGGACCGGCGTAGGCGATGTGACGCACCTGCCCGACGGGCGTCCGGCGCGGTCGAACGCCGAACTGGTGGCGGCGGCCCGGGACATGGTGGCGCGGGCGGTGGCTACAGCCGCGAGCCGGTGA
- the soxR gene encoding redox-sensitive transcriptional activator SoxR, with amino-acid sequence MPQIPEKIHELTVGQLSARSGAAVSALHFYEAKGLISSRRTSGNQRRFTRDALRRVAFVRAAQRVGIPLASIREALAQLPEERTPNHEDWARLSEAWRAELDERITRLGRLRDHLTDCIGCGCLSMETCALSNPDDAFGERLTGSRL; translated from the coding sequence GTGCCGCAGATTCCCGAGAAAATCCACGAACTCACCGTCGGCCAGCTGTCCGCCCGCAGCGGCGCGGCCGTCTCCGCGCTCCACTTCTACGAGGCCAAGGGCCTGATCAGTAGCCGCCGCACCTCCGGCAACCAGCGCCGCTTCACGCGTGACGCGCTGCGCCGGGTGGCCTTCGTACGCGCCGCACAGCGCGTGGGTATCCCCTTGGCCAGCATTCGCGAGGCGCTGGCGCAGCTCCCCGAGGAGCGCACCCCCAACCACGAGGACTGGGCCCGCCTCTCCGAGGCCTGGCGCGCCGAACTCGACGAACGCATCACCCGCCTGGGCCGGCTCCGCGATCACCTGACGGACTGCATCGGCTGCGGCTGCCTGTCGATGGAGACCTGCGCGCTCTCCAACCCGGACGACGCCTTCGGCGAGCGGCTCACCGGCTCGCGGCTGTAG
- a CDS encoding MaoC family dehydratase: MAEPRVFTSAEELHAGIGAPLGPSEWLEVDQKRIDLFADATGDHQWIHVDPERAAGGPFGSTIAHGYLTLSLLPILVPQIMRVEGMRMGLNYGTNKVRFPATVPVGSRLRATAVITEVAEAGGGVQVTATVTVEREGGEKPVCVAESVSRYYF, from the coding sequence ATGGCCGAGCCGAGGGTCTTCACGTCCGCCGAGGAGCTGCACGCCGGGATCGGCGCACCGCTCGGGCCCAGCGAGTGGCTGGAGGTGGACCAGAAGCGGATCGACCTCTTCGCGGACGCCACCGGCGATCACCAGTGGATCCACGTGGACCCGGAGCGCGCGGCGGGTGGACCTTTCGGCTCCACCATCGCGCACGGCTATCTGACGCTGTCCCTGCTGCCGATTCTCGTGCCGCAGATCATGCGGGTCGAGGGCATGCGGATGGGCCTCAACTACGGGACGAACAAGGTCCGTTTCCCGGCGACCGTGCCGGTCGGTTCACGGCTGCGCGCCACCGCCGTGATCACGGAGGTCGCGGAGGCGGGTGGCGGCGTACAGGTCACCGCCACGGTGACGGTCGAGCGTGAGGGCGGCGAGAAGCCGGTGTGCGTGGCGGAGTCGGTGTCGCGCTACTACTTCTGA
- a CDS encoding TetR/AcrR family transcriptional regulator produces MGSAEDTVDGYRPWSEVTPDAARRLLVAAVDAFAERGYHATTTRDIAGRAGMSPAALYIHYKTKEELLQRISRIGHDKALEILTTAADGPGSAADRLDAAVRSFVRWHAAHHTTARVVQYELDALAPEHRSEIVALRRRSDAAVRRIIADGVAAGEFDVPDVPGTTLAVLSLCIDVARWFNTAGQRTPDEVGGLYADLVLRMVAARPGPQK; encoded by the coding sequence ATGGGCAGCGCGGAGGATACGGTCGACGGCTACCGGCCGTGGTCCGAGGTCACCCCCGACGCCGCGCGGCGGCTGCTCGTCGCCGCCGTCGACGCCTTCGCCGAGCGCGGGTACCACGCCACCACCACGCGTGACATCGCGGGCCGTGCCGGGATGAGTCCGGCCGCGCTCTACATCCATTACAAGACCAAGGAAGAGCTGCTCCAGCGGATCAGCCGGATCGGCCACGACAAGGCGCTGGAGATCCTGACCACCGCCGCCGACGGCCCCGGCAGCGCCGCCGACCGGCTCGACGCCGCCGTGCGGTCCTTCGTGCGCTGGCACGCGGCGCACCACACCACCGCACGCGTGGTCCAGTACGAGCTCGACGCCCTCGCGCCGGAGCACCGGTCCGAGATCGTGGCCCTGCGCCGGCGGAGCGACGCGGCCGTGCGCCGCATCATCGCCGACGGGGTGGCCGCGGGGGAGTTCGACGTCCCCGACGTGCCGGGCACCACGCTCGCCGTGCTGTCGCTGTGCATCGACGTGGCCCGCTGGTTCAACACGGCCGGGCAGCGCACGCCCGACGAGGTCGGCGGGCTCTACGCCGACCTCGTGCTCCGCATGGTGGCCGCGCGGCCGGGCCCTCAGAAGTAG
- a CDS encoding YiaA/YiaB family inner membrane protein, with the protein MNETPVKQQSTGAYYGQAVASFGIAIGAVAVGIYNLEANGWVRAFLGIAVLYLTTSAFTLAKVIRDRQEVTQIVSRVDQARMEKMMAEYDPFAPK; encoded by the coding sequence ATGAACGAGACACCGGTCAAGCAGCAGAGCACGGGGGCGTACTACGGCCAGGCCGTCGCCTCCTTCGGTATCGCCATCGGCGCCGTGGCCGTGGGGATCTACAACCTGGAGGCGAACGGCTGGGTCCGGGCCTTCCTCGGCATCGCCGTCCTCTACCTCACCACCTCGGCCTTCACCCTCGCCAAGGTGATCCGCGACCGCCAGGAGGTCACGCAGATCGTCAGCCGGGTGGATCAGGCCAGGATGGAGAAGATGATGGCCGAGTACGACCCCTTCGCGCCGAAGTAG
- a CDS encoding acyl-CoA dehydrogenase family protein — translation MNLELSEEQAAVRRLAREFTEREVVPYAAEWDRAESVDRAIVKKLGALGFLGLTVPEEYGGSGGDHLAYVLVTEELGRGDSAVRGIVSVSLGLVAKTIAAWGDEEQKRAWLPRLCSGDALGCFGLTEPGTGSDAGNLTTRAVRDGDAYVLDGSKMFITNGTWADVVLLFARTGDEPGHRGVSAFLVPTDTPGLTRREIHGKLGLRGQATAELVLDGVRVPASALLGPEGKGFSVAMSALAKGRMSVAAGCVGIAQAALDAAVSYAAQREQFGRPIAHHQLVQELIADISVDVDAARLLTWRVADLIDRGQPFATESSTAKLFASEAAVRAASNALQVHGGYGYIDEYPAGKLLRDARVMTLYEGTSQIQKLLIGRARTGVSAF, via the coding sequence GTGAATCTGGAGCTGAGCGAGGAGCAGGCCGCCGTCCGCAGGCTCGCCCGCGAGTTCACCGAGCGCGAGGTCGTCCCGTACGCCGCCGAGTGGGACCGCGCCGAGAGCGTGGACCGGGCCATCGTGAAGAAGCTGGGCGCGCTCGGCTTCCTCGGCCTGACCGTCCCCGAGGAGTACGGCGGCTCCGGCGGCGACCACCTCGCCTACGTCCTGGTCACCGAGGAGCTCGGGCGCGGCGACTCGGCTGTGCGCGGGATCGTCTCCGTCTCCCTCGGCCTGGTCGCCAAGACCATCGCCGCCTGGGGCGATGAGGAGCAGAAGCGCGCCTGGCTGCCCCGCCTGTGCTCCGGCGACGCGCTCGGCTGCTTCGGCCTGACCGAGCCCGGCACCGGCTCCGACGCCGGCAACCTCACCACCCGCGCCGTGCGCGACGGGGACGCGTACGTCCTGGACGGCAGCAAGATGTTCATCACCAACGGCACCTGGGCCGACGTGGTGCTCCTCTTCGCCCGCACCGGCGACGAGCCCGGCCACCGCGGGGTCTCCGCCTTCCTCGTCCCCACCGACACCCCGGGCCTGACCCGCCGCGAGATCCACGGCAAACTCGGCCTGCGCGGCCAGGCCACCGCCGAGCTCGTCCTCGACGGCGTCCGCGTGCCCGCCTCCGCCCTGCTCGGCCCCGAGGGCAAAGGCTTCTCGGTCGCCATGTCCGCCCTCGCCAAGGGCCGGATGTCGGTCGCCGCCGGCTGCGTCGGCATCGCGCAGGCGGCCCTGGACGCGGCCGTCTCGTACGCCGCTCAGCGCGAGCAGTTCGGCCGGCCGATCGCCCACCACCAACTGGTCCAGGAGCTCATCGCCGACATCTCGGTCGACGTGGACGCGGCCCGGCTGCTGACCTGGCGGGTCGCCGACCTCATCGACCGCGGGCAGCCCTTCGCCACCGAGTCCTCCACCGCCAAGCTCTTCGCCTCCGAGGCCGCCGTGCGCGCCGCGAGCAACGCCCTGCAGGTGCACGGCGGGTACGGCTACATCGACGAGTACCCGGCCGGCAAGCTGCTGCGCGACGCCCGGGTGATGACCCTGTACGAGGGCACCAGCCAGATCCAGAAACTGCTCATCGGCCGTGCCCGCACCGGGGTTTCCGCCTTCTGA
- a CDS encoding TetR/AcrR family transcriptional regulator yields MWRMARPRKPLLSRDRIIETAGALVDAEGLEAVSTRRLAAALGVSGPSLYNHFRTKDEILDAVADAVSARVDLSMFDGGQDWRAALDAWAHSYRDALADHPNIVPVLARGPGRRPAGLRVADAVFGAMTEAGWPAAQATRIGALMRYFILGSAVASFAGGFVDDRAAYDPADYPHLGQAHLLAERGREVDEGAFETGLAALLDGLALQYEALPAA; encoded by the coding sequence ATGTGGCGCATGGCCAGACCGCGCAAGCCCCTCCTCAGCCGGGACCGCATCATCGAGACGGCCGGCGCCCTGGTGGACGCGGAAGGGCTGGAGGCGGTGTCGACACGCCGGCTGGCCGCCGCGCTCGGGGTCAGCGGGCCCTCGCTCTACAACCACTTCCGCACCAAGGACGAGATCCTGGACGCGGTGGCGGACGCGGTGAGCGCGCGGGTGGACCTGTCGATGTTCGACGGCGGCCAGGACTGGCGGGCGGCTCTGGACGCGTGGGCGCACTCGTACCGGGACGCGCTGGCGGACCACCCCAACATCGTGCCGGTCCTGGCGCGCGGGCCGGGCCGCCGGCCGGCCGGACTGCGGGTGGCGGACGCGGTGTTCGGGGCGATGACGGAGGCCGGCTGGCCGGCGGCGCAGGCGACCCGGATCGGCGCGCTGATGCGGTACTTCATCCTGGGCTCGGCGGTGGCCTCCTTCGCCGGAGGGTTCGTGGACGACCGCGCGGCCTACGACCCGGCGGACTACCCGCACCTCGGCCAGGCCCATCTGCTGGCGGAGCGCGGGCGCGAGGTGGACGAGGGCGCCTTCGAGACGGGCTTGGCGGCGCTGCTGGACGGACTGGCCCTCCAGTACGAGGCGCTGCCCGCCGCCTAG
- a CDS encoding Zn-dependent alcohol dehydrogenase — protein MVRAAVLPAVGAPLEIRDIVLPDPGPGQVRVRLAAAGVCHSDLSLSNGTMRVPVPAVLGHEGAGTVLAVGEGVTHVAPGDGVVLNWAPSCGECHHCTIGEVWLCATALTGVGAVHAHDAQGTALHPGLNVAAFAEETVVAANCVLPAPAGIPLTEAALLGCAVLTGYGAVHHSAQVRPGESVAVFGVGGVGLVALQAARIAQAGPVVAVDVSPAKEELARAAGATEFVLASDTTAKQIRALTGGQGADVAVECVGRAETIRGAWESTRRGGRTTVVGIGGKEQKVTFHSMEIFHFARTLTGCVYGNSDPARDLPVIAEHVRAGRLDLGSLVTDRITLDGIPAAFDAMLAGKGGRSLVVFQP, from the coding sequence ATGGTCCGCGCCGCTGTCCTGCCCGCCGTCGGAGCCCCGCTGGAGATACGGGACATCGTGCTGCCGGATCCCGGCCCCGGGCAGGTCCGGGTGCGGCTCGCCGCGGCCGGGGTGTGTCACTCCGACCTCTCCCTCTCCAACGGCACCATGCGGGTCCCCGTGCCCGCCGTCCTCGGTCACGAGGGCGCGGGCACGGTCCTCGCGGTGGGGGAGGGCGTCACGCACGTCGCCCCCGGTGACGGCGTGGTCCTCAACTGGGCCCCGTCCTGCGGAGAGTGCCACCACTGCACCATCGGCGAGGTCTGGCTCTGCGCCACGGCGCTCACCGGGGTCGGGGCCGTCCACGCGCACGACGCCCAGGGCACCGCGCTGCACCCCGGGCTGAACGTGGCCGCCTTCGCCGAGGAGACCGTCGTCGCGGCCAACTGCGTCCTGCCGGCCCCCGCCGGGATCCCGCTCACCGAGGCGGCCCTGCTCGGCTGCGCCGTCCTCACCGGCTACGGGGCGGTCCACCACAGCGCCCAGGTCCGCCCGGGCGAGTCGGTGGCCGTCTTCGGGGTCGGCGGGGTCGGCCTGGTCGCCCTCCAGGCCGCCCGGATCGCGCAGGCGGGCCCGGTCGTCGCCGTCGACGTGTCCCCGGCCAAGGAGGAACTGGCCCGGGCGGCCGGAGCCACCGAGTTCGTCCTCGCCTCCGACACCACCGCCAAGCAGATCCGCGCGCTGACCGGCGGGCAGGGCGCCGATGTCGCCGTCGAGTGCGTCGGCCGGGCCGAGACCATCCGGGGCGCCTGGGAGTCGACCCGGCGCGGCGGCCGCACCACGGTCGTCGGCATCGGCGGCAAGGAGCAGAAGGTCACCTTCCACTCCATGGAGATCTTCCACTTCGCCCGCACCCTCACCGGCTGCGTCTACGGCAACAGCGACCCGGCCCGCGACCTCCCGGTGATCGCCGAGCACGTCCGCGCGGGCCGCCTCGACCTCGGATCCCTGGTCACCGACCGCATCACCCTCGACGGCATCCCGGCCGCCTTCGACGCGATGCTCGCCGGCAAGGGCGGCCGCTCGCTGGTCGTCTTCCAGCCCTAG